The Hyphomicrobiales bacterium genome has a window encoding:
- the fixP gene encoding Cbb3-type cytochrome c oxidase subunit FixP produces the protein MDQRHHAPEIDAATGQTTTGHEWDGIRELNTPLPRWWLGIFYATIVWSVGYWIVYPAWPLLTDATRGVIGYATRSDITVQMGELKAQRAKLAAGMADATPAQIKADPALFQIAMAQGKAAFGDNCAACHGVGGAGAKGYPNLNDDDWLWGGSLDAIMQTLRHGIRVAGNDETRVSQMPAFGRDGMLKRDEIKTVANHVREIAGLPTEPKADLALGRKLFADNCASCHGEAGKGNPEMGAPNLTDAISLYGMDMASLTETISNSRGGVMPAWGGRLDETTLKALTVYVHSLGGGQ, from the coding sequence ATGGACCAGCGTCACCACGCTCCGGAGATCGACGCCGCCACCGGTCAGACCACGACCGGCCATGAATGGGACGGCATCCGCGAACTCAACACGCCGCTGCCGCGCTGGTGGCTCGGCATCTTCTACGCCACCATCGTCTGGTCCGTCGGCTACTGGATCGTCTACCCGGCCTGGCCGCTGCTGACCGACGCCACCAGAGGCGTGATCGGCTACGCCACCCGCTCCGACATCACTGTGCAGATGGGCGAGCTCAAGGCCCAGCGCGCGAAGCTGGCCGCTGGCATGGCCGATGCCACGCCGGCCCAGATCAAGGCCGATCCGGCGCTGTTCCAGATCGCGATGGCGCAGGGCAAGGCCGCGTTCGGCGACAATTGCGCGGCCTGCCACGGCGTCGGCGGCGCCGGCGCCAAGGGGTACCCCAACCTGAACGACGACGACTGGCTCTGGGGCGGCTCCCTCGACGCGATCATGCAGACGCTGCGTCACGGCATCCGCGTCGCCGGCAACGACGAGACGCGGGTGAGTCAGATGCCGGCCTTCGGCCGCGACGGCATGCTCAAGCGCGACGAGATCAAGACCGTCGCCAACCATGTCCGCGAGATCGCTGGTCTCCCGACCGAGCCGAAGGCGGATCTCGCGCTCGGGCGCAAGCTCTTCGCCGACAACTGCGCCTCCTGTCACGGCGAGGCGGGCAAGGGCAATCCGGAGATGGGCGCGCCGAACCTGACCGACGCGATCAGCCTCTACGGCATGGACATGGCCTCGCTGACCGAGACCATCTCCAACAGCCGGGGCGGCGTGATGCCGGCCTGGGGCGGTCGTCTCGACGAGACGACGCTCAAGGCGCTGACCGTGTATGTCCATTCGCTGGGGGGAGGGCAGTAG
- a CDS encoding Cytochrome C oxidase, whose translation MQTTYHWLAGFAQSVGLLYFMTVFLGVCVYAFWPKNRARFEEAALNPLRED comes from the coding sequence ATGCAAACGACCTATCACTGGCTTGCCGGCTTCGCCCAGTCCGTCGGCCTGCTCTACTTCATGACGGTCTTCCTCGGCGTGTGTGTCTACGCCTTCTGGCCGAAGAATCGCGCCCGCTTCGAGGAAGCCGCGCTCAATCCGCTGCGCGAGGACTGA
- a CDS encoding Cytochrome c oxidase subunit CcoO, which yields MTSIEHKPARKSLWAKHKIFETNSIILAIGVLLVISVGGLVEIAPLFYLKNTIETVQGMRPYTPLELAGRAIYVREGCYNCHSQMIRPLRDEVERYGHYSLAAESMYDKPFQWGSKRTGPDLARVGGKYSDEWQRAHLAEPRAVVPQSIMPGYPFLAKTDLAFGDIAEDLRANRASGVPYTDEMVAQAQADLRAQATPDHPGQSDLEKRYPKAQSRDFDGDPQRITEADALIAYLQVLGTMVDFKLYDDKANIR from the coding sequence ATGACGAGCATCGAACACAAGCCGGCGCGCAAGTCGCTCTGGGCCAAGCACAAGATCTTCGAGACCAACTCGATCATCCTCGCCATCGGCGTGCTGCTGGTGATCTCGGTCGGCGGCCTCGTCGAGATCGCGCCGCTCTTCTACCTGAAGAACACGATCGAGACCGTGCAGGGCATGCGGCCCTACACCCCGCTCGAGCTCGCCGGGCGCGCGATCTATGTCCGCGAGGGCTGCTACAACTGCCACAGCCAGATGATCCGGCCGCTGCGCGACGAGGTCGAGCGCTACGGGCATTACTCGCTCGCGGCCGAGAGCATGTACGACAAGCCCTTCCAGTGGGGCTCCAAGCGCACCGGGCCGGACCTTGCCCGCGTCGGCGGCAAGTATTCCGACGAATGGCAGCGGGCGCATCTCGCCGAGCCGCGTGCGGTCGTGCCGCAGTCGATCATGCCGGGCTATCCCTTCCTGGCGAAGACCGACCTCGCCTTCGGCGACATCGCGGAGGATCTGCGCGCCAACCGCGCCAGCGGCGTGCCCTATACCGACGAGATGGTGGCTCAGGCGCAGGCCGACCTGCGGGCGCAGGCGACGCCGGACCATCCCGGCCAGAGCGATCTGGAGAAGCGCTATCCCAAGGCGCAGTCGCGCGATTTCGACGGCGACCCGCAGCGCATCACCGAAGCCGACGCCCTGATCGCCTATCTGCAGGTGCTCGGCACGATGGTCGACTTCAAGCTCTACGACGACAAGGCCAACATCCGCTGA
- the fixN gene encoding Cytochrome c oxidase subunit 1 homolog, bacteroid, which produces MTAMASPIRQATVGELIGMLIAAACVLPLVVIAAMTENSGYAFHAMIGLVAAAASVILIANRCFDGSPAVQPQEIEGKPNYNMEPVKFATIAAMVWGIAGFTVGLLIASQLAFPDLNFDLPWINFGRMRPLHTSAVIFAFGGNVLIGTSFYVVQRTCRARLAGTLAPWFVVLGYNLFIVIAGTGYLLGITQSKEYAEPEWYADLWLTIVWVVYLLVFLGTLKKRKEPHIYVANWFYLGFILTIAVLHIGNNVAVPVSILSPKSYGLWSGVQDAMFQWWYGHNAVGFFLTAGFLAIVYYFVPKRAERPIYSYRLSIIHFWALIFIYIWAGPHHLHYTALPDWAQTLGMTFSIMLWMPSWGGMINGIMTLSGAWDRLRTDPVLRMMVVSLAFYGMSTFEGPLMSIKAVNALSHYTDWTIGHVHSGALGWVAYISFGAIYCLVPWLWNRKGLYSLKLVSWHFWISTLGIVFYITAMWVSGILQGLMWRAYNSLGFLEYSFIETVAAMHPFYVIRALGGALFLIGALIMAFNLWMTVRSESAAEMPREDEAPAPLAMAV; this is translated from the coding sequence GTGACGGCAATGGCGAGCCCAATCAGGCAGGCGACTGTCGGTGAGTTGATCGGCATGCTGATCGCGGCGGCCTGCGTGCTGCCGCTGGTCGTGATCGCGGCGATGACCGAGAATTCCGGCTACGCCTTCCACGCCATGATCGGCCTCGTGGCCGCCGCCGCCAGCGTGATCCTGATCGCGAACCGCTGCTTCGACGGCTCGCCCGCGGTCCAGCCGCAGGAGATCGAGGGCAAGCCCAACTACAACATGGAGCCGGTCAAGTTCGCGACCATCGCCGCCATGGTCTGGGGCATCGCCGGTTTCACGGTCGGCTTGCTGATCGCCTCGCAGCTCGCCTTCCCGGATCTCAATTTCGATCTGCCCTGGATCAATTTTGGCCGGATGCGCCCGCTGCACACCTCGGCCGTGATCTTCGCCTTCGGCGGCAACGTGCTGATCGGGACGTCGTTCTACGTCGTGCAGCGCACCTGCCGTGCGCGCCTGGCCGGCACGCTCGCGCCCTGGTTCGTCGTGCTCGGCTACAATCTGTTCATCGTCATCGCCGGCACTGGCTATCTGCTCGGCATCACCCAGAGCAAGGAATACGCCGAGCCGGAATGGTATGCTGATCTCTGGCTGACCATCGTCTGGGTCGTCTATCTGCTGGTGTTCCTCGGCACGCTGAAGAAGCGCAAGGAGCCGCATATCTATGTGGCGAACTGGTTCTATCTCGGCTTCATCCTGACCATCGCCGTCCTGCACATCGGCAACAACGTCGCGGTGCCGGTCTCGATCCTGTCGCCGAAGTCCTACGGCCTCTGGTCGGGCGTGCAGGATGCGATGTTCCAGTGGTGGTACGGCCATAACGCGGTCGGCTTCTTCCTCACCGCCGGCTTCCTCGCGATCGTGTACTATTTCGTGCCCAAGCGCGCGGAACGGCCGATCTACAGCTACCGGCTCTCGATCATCCATTTCTGGGCCCTGATCTTCATCTACATCTGGGCCGGCCCGCACCATCTCCACTACACCGCGCTGCCCGACTGGGCGCAGACACTCGGCATGACCTTCTCGATCATGCTGTGGATGCCCTCCTGGGGTGGCATGATCAACGGCATCATGACCCTCTCGGGCGCCTGGGACCGGCTGCGCACCGACCCTGTGCTGCGGATGATGGTGGTTTCGCTCGCCTTCTACGGCATGTCGACCTTCGAAGGCCCGCTGATGTCGATCAAGGCCGTGAACGCCCTGTCGCACTACACCGACTGGACCATCGGCCACGTCCATTCCGGCGCGTTGGGATGGGTCGCCTACATCTCCTTCGGCGCGATCTACTGCCTGGTGCCCTGGCTATGGAACCGCAAGGGGCTCTACTCGCTCAAGCTGGTGAGCTGGCACTTCTGGATCTCGACGCTCGGCATCGTCTTCTACATCACGGCGATGTGGGTCTCCGGCATCCTGCAGGGCCTGATGTGGCGTGCCTATAACTCGCTCGGCTTCCTCGAATATTCCTTCATCGAGACCGTCGCCGCGATGCACCCCTTCTATGTGATCCGCGCGCTCGGCGGGGCGCTGTTCCTGATCGGCGCGCTGATCATGGCCTTCAACCTCTGGATGACCGTGCGCTCCGAGAGCGCGGCCGAGATGCCGCGTGAGGACGAGGCACCGGCGCCGCTGGCCATGGCCGTCTGA
- the aadR gene encoding Transcriptional activatory protein AadR — protein MVRLVSVCASLSDDELALLESLAHPTHFASGETLFEQGREAHSVYNVTAGVVRLYKLLSDGRRQVVGFALPGDFLGLAMRDAYGFSADAIGEVAACAFSRGAYTALVDAKPHLLKRLHEFATHELTLAHEQMMLLGRRTAEEKLICFLLGMQQRWARLGKPSVTVPLPMTRQDIADFLGLTIETVSRTFTRLAREKTILIVPGGVRVMNPERMNAVAA, from the coding sequence ATGGTTCGCCTGGTGAGCGTTTGCGCCTCGCTCTCGGACGACGAGCTGGCGCTGCTGGAATCCCTGGCGCATCCGACGCATTTCGCCTCCGGCGAGACGCTGTTCGAGCAGGGTCGCGAGGCCCATTCGGTCTACAACGTGACCGCGGGCGTCGTTCGTCTCTACAAGCTGCTTTCGGACGGCCGCCGGCAGGTCGTCGGCTTTGCGTTGCCGGGCGATTTCCTCGGTCTGGCCATGCGCGACGCTTACGGTTTTTCCGCCGATGCGATCGGCGAGGTCGCGGCCTGCGCCTTCTCGCGCGGCGCCTACACGGCGCTGGTCGATGCCAAGCCGCATCTGCTGAAGCGCCTGCACGAATTCGCCACGCATGAGCTCACGCTGGCTCACGAGCAGATGATGCTGCTCGGCCGGCGCACCGCGGAAGAGAAGCTGATCTGCTTCCTGCTCGGCATGCAGCAGCGCTGGGCGCGGCTCGGCAAGCCTTCCGTCACGGTGCCGCTGCCGATGACGCGGCAGGACATCGCGGACTTCCTCGGCCTCACCATCGAGACCGTCAGCCGCACCTTCACGCGCCTCGCCAGGGAAAAGACGATCCTGATCGTGCCGGGCGGCGTGCGGGTGATGAATCCCGAGCGGATGAACGCGGTCGCGGCCTGA
- a CDS encoding conserved hypothetical protein (Evidence 4 : Unknown function but conserved in other organisms) → MTGDDIFEVARIAPAGADAVHSLVAMLHPEVTPDDWAAFVREHSQDGARPRGVFALRDARGMPHALFTFRVAQTITGGTTLEIFELAMLRLPGTRLVDAMLRFANQLAVELDLPRITISLERSAAWPQDHDALQRSGFQVDRVMVLGRARMEPTP, encoded by the coding sequence GTGACCGGCGATGATATCTTCGAGGTCGCGCGCATCGCGCCGGCCGGAGCCGACGCAGTCCACAGCCTGGTCGCCATGCTGCACCCTGAGGTCACGCCCGACGACTGGGCGGCTTTCGTGCGTGAGCATTCGCAGGACGGGGCGAGGCCGCGCGGCGTCTTTGCGCTGCGCGACGCACGCGGCATGCCGCATGCGCTGTTCACCTTCCGCGTCGCGCAGACGATTACGGGCGGAACCACGCTCGAGATCTTCGAGCTCGCGATGCTGCGCCTGCCGGGAACGCGCCTGGTCGATGCGATGCTGCGCTTCGCCAACCAGCTCGCGGTCGAGCTCGACCTGCCCCGAATCACGATCTCGCTGGAGCGTTCGGCCGCTTGGCCGCAGGACCACGACGCGCTGCAGCGCTCGGGCTTCCAGGTCGATCGCGTGATGGTTCTGGGGCGGGCCCGCATGGAGCCGACGCCCTGA
- the paaJ gene encoding beta-ketoadipyl-CoA thiolase: MSEAFICAYVRTPIGRFGGTLSSVRADDLGAVPLKALVERNRQVDFGAVDDVIYGCANQAGEDNRNVARMSLLLAGLPKEVPGTTMNRLCGSGMDAVIAAARAIKAGEAELMIAGGVESMSRAPFVLPKADSAFSRHAEIHDTTIGWRFINPLMKAQYGVDSMPETGENVAADCNISRADQDAFALRSQLKAVAAQQNGRLAKEIVPVLIPQRKGDPIRVESDEHPRGDTTLEKLAKLGTPFRKEGGTVTAGNASGVNDGAAALIVASEKAATKYGLTPLARVVGGATGGIAPRVMGLGPIPATRKLCARLGLKPTDFDIVELNEAFASQGIAVLRDLGIAEDGAHVNPNGGAIALGHPLGMSGARIAGTAALELSLTGKRRALATMCIGVGQGIAIALETV, from the coding sequence ATGAGCGAAGCTTTCATCTGTGCCTATGTCCGCACGCCGATCGGCCGCTTTGGCGGCACGCTGTCCTCGGTCCGTGCGGACGATCTCGGCGCGGTTCCGCTGAAGGCGCTGGTCGAGCGTAACCGGCAAGTGGATTTCGGTGCGGTCGACGACGTGATCTATGGCTGCGCCAACCAGGCGGGCGAGGACAACCGCAACGTCGCGCGCATGTCGCTGCTGCTCGCAGGCCTGCCCAAGGAGGTGCCGGGCACGACGATGAACCGGCTCTGCGGCTCCGGCATGGACGCGGTCATCGCCGCCGCCCGCGCCATCAAGGCAGGCGAGGCCGAGTTGATGATCGCCGGCGGCGTCGAGAGCATGTCGCGCGCGCCCTTCGTTCTGCCCAAGGCCGACAGCGCCTTCTCGCGCCATGCCGAGATCCACGACACCACCATCGGCTGGCGCTTCATCAACCCGCTGATGAAGGCGCAATACGGCGTCGACTCGATGCCGGAGACCGGCGAGAACGTCGCGGCCGACTGCAACATCAGCCGCGCCGATCAGGATGCCTTCGCCCTGCGCTCGCAGCTCAAGGCCGTCGCTGCCCAGCAGAACGGCCGGCTGGCCAAGGAGATCGTCCCGGTGCTGATCCCGCAGCGCAAGGGCGATCCCATCCGTGTCGAGAGCGACGAGCATCCGCGCGGCGACACCACGCTGGAGAAGCTCGCCAAGCTCGGCACGCCCTTCCGCAAGGAAGGCGGCACCGTCACCGCCGGCAATGCGTCCGGCGTCAATGACGGGGCGGCGGCGCTGATCGTCGCTTCGGAGAAGGCTGCGACGAAATACGGTCTGACCCCGCTGGCGCGCGTTGTCGGTGGCGCCACCGGCGGCATCGCGCCGCGCGTGATGGGGCTAGGGCCGATCCCGGCGACGCGCAAGCTTTGCGCGCGTCTCGGCCTTAAGCCGACGGATTTCGACATCGTCGAGCTGAACGAGGCCTTCGCCTCGCAGGGCATCGCGGTGCTGCGCGATCTCGGCATCGCCGAGGATGGTGCGCATGTGAATCCGAATGGCGGCGCGATCGCGCTCGGCCATCCGCTCGGCATGTCGGGCGCCCGCATCGCCGGCACCGCCGCGCTCGAATTGTCGCTGACCGGCAAGCGCCGCGCGCTCGCCACCATGTGCATCGGCGTCGGCCAAGGCATCGCCATCGCGCTCGAAACGGTCTGA
- a CDS encoding Regulator of RNase E activity RraA: MSRLKPETREKLRMVSVATLCTALFKRGLRNQFIQDVRPLNPEAGTMVGEAFTLRYIPAREDLNPLSVFQDRAHPQRKAVEDCPPGAVMVIDSRKDPRAASAGGILVSRLMKRGVAGVVTDGGFRDSPEIARLSFATYHNRPSSPTNLTLHQAIDINVPIGCGDVAVFPGDVVVGDAEGVIVVPAHLADEVADEAVEMTAFEDFVTEEVLKGRSILGLYPATEEQTKLDFAAWRKANGR, encoded by the coding sequence ATGTCCAGGCTCAAGCCGGAAACACGCGAGAAGCTGCGCATGGTCTCGGTCGCGACGCTCTGCACCGCTCTGTTCAAGCGTGGCTTGCGCAACCAGTTCATCCAGGACGTTCGACCGCTCAATCCCGAGGCCGGGACCATGGTCGGCGAGGCTTTCACGCTGCGCTACATCCCGGCGCGCGAAGACCTCAACCCGCTCTCCGTCTTCCAGGATCGTGCGCACCCTCAGCGCAAGGCGGTAGAGGACTGCCCGCCCGGCGCGGTGATGGTGATCGACAGCCGCAAGGACCCGCGTGCGGCTTCCGCCGGCGGCATCCTCGTCTCCCGCCTGATGAAGCGCGGTGTCGCCGGCGTCGTCACCGATGGCGGCTTTCGCGATTCGCCCGAGATCGCGAGGCTGTCTTTCGCGACCTATCACAACCGGCCTTCTTCCCCGACCAACCTGACCCTGCACCAAGCGATCGACATCAATGTCCCGATCGGCTGCGGCGATGTCGCGGTCTTTCCGGGCGATGTCGTCGTCGGCGATGCGGAGGGTGTCATCGTTGTGCCTGCCCACCTCGCTGACGAGGTGGCCGACGAGGCCGTCGAGATGACTGCCTTCGAGGATTTCGTCACCGAGGAGGTGCTGAAGGGCCGCTCCATCCTCGGTCTCTATCCGGCGACCGAGGAGCAGACGAAGCTCGATTTCGCTGCCTGGCGCAAGGCCAACGGCCGCTGA
- the araD gene encoding L-2-keto-3-deoxyarabonate dehydratase — MTEPYKGILPIAPTIFHDNGDLDIEGNKRVMDLMVDQGVDGICILANFSEQFLLTDEEREQVMRLSLEQVAGRVPVIVTTSHFSTRIAAARAKAAAAAGAKMLMMMPPYHGALLKADEQGMIEHFKAVADACGIPIILQDAPLSGVTMTVPFMIRLAKEVPLVRYFKIEVPGTANKLRALIEAGGDAVVGPFDGEEAITLMADLDAGATGTMTSAMIPDLIKPILAAHAAGDRKQAAALYARVLPIINYENRQCGLRSAKAVMKEGGVIKSEAVRHPLTPLHPKTREGLIELARELDPLALRWGK; from the coding sequence ATGACCGAACCCTACAAGGGCATCCTGCCGATCGCGCCGACCATCTTCCACGACAACGGCGACCTCGATATCGAGGGCAACAAGCGCGTCATGGACCTGATGGTCGACCAGGGCGTCGACGGCATCTGCATCCTCGCCAATTTCTCGGAGCAGTTCCTGCTCACCGACGAGGAGCGCGAGCAGGTCATGCGGCTCTCGCTGGAGCAGGTCGCGGGCCGCGTGCCGGTCATCGTCACGACCTCGCATTTCTCGACGCGCATCGCCGCCGCGCGCGCCAAGGCCGCTGCCGCTGCCGGCGCCAAGATGCTGATGATGATGCCGCCCTATCACGGCGCGCTGCTCAAGGCCGACGAGCAGGGCATGATCGAGCATTTCAAGGCGGTGGCCGATGCCTGCGGCATTCCGATCATCCTGCAGGACGCGCCGCTCTCCGGCGTCACCATGACCGTGCCCTTCATGATCCGGCTGGCGAAGGAAGTCCCGCTCGTCCGCTATTTCAAGATCGAGGTGCCCGGCACGGCGAACAAGCTGCGCGCGCTGATCGAGGCCGGTGGCGATGCCGTGGTCGGCCCCTTCGACGGCGAGGAGGCGATCACGCTGATGGCCGATCTCGACGCCGGCGCGACCGGCACCATGACCTCGGCGATGATCCCGGACCTGATCAAGCCGATCCTCGCCGCCCACGCGGCCGGTGATCGCAAGCAGGCAGCGGCGCTCTATGCCCGCGTGCTGCCGATCATCAATTACGAGAACCGCCAATGCGGCCTGCGCTCGGCCAAGGCGGTGATGAAGGAAGGCGGCGTCATCAAGTCGGAGGCCGTGCGCCATCCGCTGACGCCGCTGCACCCGAAGACCCGCGAGGGCCTGATCGAGCTCGCGCGCGAACTCGACCCGCTGGCGCTGCGCTGGGGCAAATAG
- a CDS encoding Tricarboxylate transport membrane protein TctA, protein MDNIANLMHGFSVALTTHHLLLMMAGVLLGVLVGVLPGLGAPNGVSLLLPLTFSMDPVSAIILLTSLYWGALFGGSTTSILFNIPGEPSSVATTFDGHPMAKQGKATEALSFAFLSAGFGAMAGVILITLLSGWVAKFALRFSSPEYFAVYFMTFASFIGLGGASPFKTVVSMAIGFALATIGMDSVSGNVRLTFEFDVLLAGVSFLIAVIGLFGIGELLLTMEEGLKFEGVAAKVRIGDVLRTAAKLPRYWFALLRSSLIGIWMGITPGGPTAASFMSYAMAKRSSRNPAKFGKGEPEGVIAPETADHAAGSAAMLPMLALGIPGSATAAVMMGGLMIWGLNPGPTLFTDRPDFVWGLIASMYLGNLVAVVVVLATVPLFASILRIPFSIIGPIIVVICFIGAFTAANKEFDIWLALVFGLVGYLFKKLDYPIAPLVLAMVIGDKAEDAFRQSMIFSQGSLSIFWSNPLVSTLMSIGLALLVMPVVGSIARRLRGTKAASTV, encoded by the coding sequence ATGGACAACATCGCCAACCTGATGCACGGCTTCTCGGTCGCGCTCACCACGCACCACCTCCTGCTGATGATGGCGGGCGTGCTGCTCGGCGTGCTCGTCGGCGTGCTGCCGGGGCTCGGCGCGCCCAACGGCGTCTCGCTGCTGCTGCCGCTGACCTTCTCGATGGACCCGGTCTCGGCGATCATCCTGCTGACGTCGCTCTATTGGGGCGCGCTCTTCGGCGGCTCCACCACCTCGATCCTGTTCAATATCCCCGGCGAGCCTTCATCGGTCGCGACGACCTTCGACGGCCATCCGATGGCCAAGCAGGGCAAGGCGACGGAAGCGCTGTCCTTCGCCTTCCTCTCGGCCGGCTTCGGCGCCATGGCCGGCGTCATCCTGATCACGCTGCTCTCCGGCTGGGTCGCGAAATTCGCGCTGCGTTTCTCCTCGCCCGAATATTTCGCCGTCTATTTCATGACCTTCGCGAGCTTCATCGGGCTCGGCGGCGCCTCGCCCTTCAAGACCGTCGTCTCGATGGCGATTGGTTTTGCGCTCGCCACCATCGGCATGGACTCGGTCTCCGGCAATGTCCGCCTCACCTTCGAATTCGACGTGCTGCTTGCCGGCGTCAGCTTCCTGATCGCGGTCATCGGCCTCTTCGGCATCGGCGAATTGCTGCTGACGATGGAGGAGGGGCTGAAATTCGAGGGCGTCGCCGCCAAGGTCCGCATCGGTGACGTGCTGCGCACCGCCGCCAAGCTGCCGCGCTACTGGTTCGCTTTGCTGCGCTCCTCGCTGATCGGCATCTGGATGGGCATCACGCCCGGCGGGCCGACGGCGGCCTCCTTCATGAGCTACGCCATGGCCAAGCGCTCCTCGCGCAACCCGGCGAAGTTCGGCAAGGGCGAGCCCGAGGGCGTGATCGCGCCGGAGACCGCCGACCATGCAGCGGGCTCTGCGGCCATGTTGCCGATGCTGGCGCTCGGCATTCCCGGCTCCGCCACCGCGGCGGTGATGATGGGCGGGCTGATGATCTGGGGCCTCAATCCCGGCCCGACGCTCTTCACCGACCGGCCGGATTTCGTCTGGGGCCTGATCGCCTCGATGTATCTCGGCAATCTCGTCGCGGTGGTGGTCGTGCTGGCGACGGTGCCGCTCTTCGCCTCGATCCTGCGCATCCCCTTCTCGATCATCGGGCCGATCATCGTGGTGATCTGCTTCATCGGCGCCTTCACCGCCGCGAACAAGGAATTCGACATCTGGCTCGCGCTGGTCTTCGGGCTCGTCGGCTACCTCTTCAAGAAGCTCGACTATCCTATCGCGCCGCTCGTGCTCGCCATGGTCATCGGTGACAAGGCGGAGGACGCCTTCCGCCAATCGATGATCTTCAGCCAGGGCTCGCTCTCGATCTTCTGGTCGAACCCGCTGGTCTCGACCCTGATGTCGATCGGTCTGGCGCTGCTGGTCATGCCGGTCGTCGGCAGCATTGCCCGCCGCTTGCGCGGCACCAAGGCCGCCAGCACAGTCTGA
- a CDS encoding conserved membrane hypothetical protein (Evidence 4 : Unknown function but conserved in other organisms): protein MITRFWAEIGTAVLTLVFGLVIVKGSLEFGIGWDSSGPQPGAFPFYAGALIALASLGTLGVTLSQRVAGKAALAEAFLDAERGKRVLAFLLPLIAFVVLSATLGMYVATILYLVFAMRFQGGYGWLPTLVTAFATAAFFYFALEKFFQIGLLKGPIEPLIGL from the coding sequence ATGATCACCCGCTTCTGGGCAGAGATCGGGACGGCCGTCCTGACGCTGGTCTTCGGGCTCGTCATCGTGAAGGGCTCGCTCGAATTCGGCATCGGCTGGGATTCCTCGGGCCCGCAGCCCGGCGCCTTCCCCTTCTATGCAGGGGCGCTGATCGCGCTGGCGAGCCTCGGCACGCTCGGCGTCACGCTCAGTCAGCGCGTCGCCGGCAAGGCCGCGCTCGCCGAGGCGTTCCTCGATGCCGAACGCGGCAAGCGCGTGCTCGCCTTCCTGCTCCCGCTCATCGCCTTCGTGGTGCTGAGCGCGACGCTTGGCATGTATGTCGCGACGATCCTCTATCTCGTCTTCGCGATGCGCTTTCAGGGGGGCTATGGCTGGCTGCCGACCCTGGTCACGGCCTTCGCCACGGCAGCGTTCTTCTACTTCGCCCTCGAAAAATTCTTCCAGATTGGCCTGCTCAAGGGTCCGATCGAGCCGCTCATCGGCCTCTGA